One Lolium rigidum isolate FL_2022 unplaced genomic scaffold, APGP_CSIRO_Lrig_0.1 contig_25976_1, whole genome shotgun sequence DNA segment encodes these proteins:
- the LOC124680713 gene encoding E3 ubiquitin-protein ligase EL5-like, producing MSTAASLHQKPHGSGAGGCCSIAGTVEVVVAFTGVCLALYGMILYLDYLYKRLGPGPGGLHRTTGSGAAAGKRGGGGGLDKAALAAMAPVFSFKVEEEAEGQDCPVCLGAMQDGDAVRALPGCRHAFHVGCVDVWLCTHATCPVCRARPALPSPAPSKARGNATDQPAGREPDLESQL from the coding sequence ATGTCGACGGCAGCGTCGCTGCACCAGAAGCCGCACGGGAGCGGCGCCGGAGGGTGCTGCAGCATCGCCGGGACGGTGGAGGTCGTGGTGGCGTTCACGGGGGTGTGCCTGGCGCTATACGGGATGATACTGTACCTCGACTACCTGTACAAGCGGTTAGGGCCGGGGCCGGGCGGCCTGCACCGGACGACGGGGTCCGGCGCTGCGGCGGGAAAGAGGGGCGGCGGAGGGGGGCTCGacaaggcggcgctggcggctatGGCGCCAGTGTTCAGCttcaaggtggaggaggaggcggaggggcaGGATTGCCCGGTGTGCCTGGGCGCCATGCAGGACGGCGACGCCGTGCGCGCGCTGCCGGGGTGCAGGCACGCGTTCCACGTCGGCTGCGTCGACGTCTGGCTCTGCACGCACGCCACCTGCCCCGTCTGCCGCGCGCGCCCTGCTCTCCCGTCTCCGGCGCCGTCCAAGGCCCGTGGAAACGCGACGGACCAGCCCGCCGGACGGGAGCCGGACCTGGAGAGTCAGCTATAG